The genomic interval CTTTGCATAATCGCCATGACTGAAGGTCATGGCAAGCCGGGAGAGAAAATCGGCGTGAAGTGGAAGGAACTCTTCCCAAACCCCTTGTCCACTTCGAACCAGTTGAGGATCCGGACCTCGTGCCCTTTCTCTATCAGGGAGGCGGCGACATAATAGACCCCGATGGGAGGGGCCAGGACGTCTTCCGGGTCAACGCGGGGGTCGAGAAAAGGGGGAAACGCTATGACGATCCTCATCGCACGGCCTCAAACAGGATCCTCAACCGGATGTTGACATCCGGACGCGCCAAGGGGTTTATTTGCATCGCCGTCATGAAGGAAGAAACGGATATTCCCATCACCTGTATTTACTGCGGAGGTAAGGCCCGGATCAAGGGCCGGTGAGCCAACGCCCGTGTGGTCTGCACGGAGTGCGGAATGGAGACTCGGACCGAGCCCTACCTGGACCAGATCAGCAAGTGGAAGGATCGGGTGTGCGGACTTCCCCCCTCGCCAGATCGGGAAAAAGGCCATGAAGGCTGAGGACCTCGCAGGGCTCTCCCGCTGGTTTGCCGCCTTCGTGGAGAACGAGCGGGCCCTCACGGCCATTGACCCCCGTCCCATGGATCTCAAGGCGCGGCATACGGCCCGCGTACGCCAGGAGATCCTCGGGATCGGCAAGGCCATGGGGCTTTCCTGTAACGCGCTCCTTCTGGCAGAGGCGGCCGCCCTTCTCCACGACGTGGGCCGTTTTCGCCAGTATCGCCTCCATGGCACCTTCAGCGACGCCCGCTCCGTGGACCATGCAAGGCTCTCCGAACAGGTCATTCGGGAGGAAGGCATTCTGGATGGGCTTTTGCCCCGCGAAAAAACGATCATCCTTGAGGCCGTACGGCTCCACAACCGCCGGGAGGTCTCCGGGGATCTGGATCCGGAAGCCCTTCTCCATGTCCGTCTGCTTCGGGACGCGGACAAGCTCGACATCTACCAGGTCTTCACCAGGATCTATAGCGGACAGGATGCCCCAGATCCTGTCCTTGTCCATCTCCTGCCGGAAGATTCGAAGATAAGCCCGGAGGTCGTGCAGAGACTCGCCGACCGGAGGATCGTCCCGTTTGAATACGTAAAAAACGTCAATGATTACAAACTATTCCAGGTGGGGTGGATCTTCGATGTGAACTTTCCCCCTACGTGGGCTGCCATAAGGGAGCGGGGATATATCCAGATCATCTTTGATTCGCTTCCCAGCTCCGGGGAGCTATCAGAACTCCGGCAATCCATTCTCGCCTTCCTGGATGAACGGGCAGGACAACAGGAAGGGGCAATAGGGAATACCTGCCCCTTCGATGGGTGACTCTTGCCTGAAGCCGTGAGCTGGCGATCCGGGCCTTGTGGTCCAGTGCGTCTGTCCGTCGCCTTCCTGTCGGCAGACAGGGCAGATAGCCCCCCTTGCAGGGGAGCGGTCTGCCGCATGCGTCCGCTCCTGCGGCATCAGGCCTCAGTTTGCGGGGTAGAAATTTTCCTTTTCGGCCCCGCACTTGGGACAGACCCAGTCATCCGGCAGTTTTTCGAACGGTGTGCCGGGCTCGATCCCGTGATCGGGGTCCCCTACTTCCGGGTCATAGACATAGCCGCATGGACATTCATACTTTTGCATGGCCTTATCTCCTTTTTTTATGACGATTTTTGGAAAACGCGCAGGTAAGGGCTTACCGCAGGAAGCCCTTGATGATTCGGGCCACGGCCTCGTCGTAATCAAGGCCGAGACTCATGAGCTTCATGAGCTGGTCGTTGGCGATCTTTCCTATGGCGGCCTCATGGGTGAGTTCGGCCTCAGGGTGAAGGGTCCTCAGGGCAGGCACCGTCTCGCTCATTCCGTTTCCCATGACGATGGCGTCACATTCCAGGTGACCGTAGCTCCTGGCCCTGGCCTCGAGGGTGGCATGAAAATCCTGCCTGGAATCGTCCTTGATGACGGAGCGGGCGATTATCTCGGCCCTGGCGTC from Deltaproteobacteria bacterium carries:
- a CDS encoding HD domain-containing protein, whose translation is MKAEDLAGLSRWFAAFVENERALTAIDPRPMDLKARHTARVRQEILGIGKAMGLSCNALLLAEAAALLHDVGRFRQYRLHGTFSDARSVDHARLSEQVIREEGILDGLLPREKTIILEAVRLHNRREVSGDLDPEALLHVRLLRDADKLDIYQVFTRIYSGQDAPDPVLVHLLPEDSKISPEVVQRLADRRIVPFEYVKNVNDYKLFQVGWIFDVNFPPTWAAIRERGYIQIIFDSLPSSGELSELRQSILAFLDERAGQQEGAIGNTCPFDG
- a CDS encoding rubredoxin gives rise to the protein MQKYECPCGYVYDPEVGDPDHGIEPGTPFEKLPDDWVCPKCGAEKENFYPAN